From Triticum urartu cultivar G1812 chromosome 2, Tu2.1, whole genome shotgun sequence, a single genomic window includes:
- the LOC125537570 gene encoding serine/arginine repetitive matrix protein 1-like: MAFACHRFMALAHLLSADIDAATTSSRTPESSRKRKEKHPCPDPLPQLSRNLSSPERLIPPPPSDPAAAHALPGTRCRARPRWNPRRREPPAVVRPPRTPRRSPPSPDPRATVPPPGSNRQREPLRDPPPSCGRRQMPRCRRTPSSFGQPRTVRAPPCLLAPVSSCHALAGSLCRRKKFKCHSSGRTDLIHGAPSHKVAVARRGIKLASAATNPTTVGEERRNASMIGLGYPSQGEDA, encoded by the exons ATGGCTTTCGCCTGCCACCGCTTCATGGCACTCGCTCACTTGCTCTCCGCGGACATCGATG CTGCGACGACATCCTCACGAACTCCCGAATCATCacggaaaagaaaagaaaaacaccCCTGCCCTGACCCGCTTCCACAACTCTCCCGCAACCTCTCCTCCCCCGAGCGCCTCATCCCACCGCCGCCCTCAGATCCCGCCGCCGCACACGCCCTCCCCGGAACCCGCTGCCGCGCGCGCCCTCGCTGGAACCCCCGCCGCCGCGAGCCCCCTGCCGTCGTGCGCCCTCCCCGGACGCCCCGCCGCAGCCCGCCCTCCCCGGACCCCCGCGCCACCGTGCCACCACCGGGATCCAATCGCCAACGAGAGCCTCTCCGCGACCCCCCGCCCAGTTGTGGTCGTCGCCAGATGCCTCGCTGCCGTCGAACGCCGTCTTCCTTCGGGCAGCCACGCACCGTCCGAGCACCGCCGTGCCTTCTCGCACCA GTCTCCTCCTGCCATGCCCTTGCAGGAAGCTTGTGTCGCCGCAAGAAGTTCAAATGCCATAGCAGTGGCCGGACAGATTTGATACATGGTGCTCCCTCCCACAAAGTGGCTGTTGCTAGACGAGGAATCAAACTCGCCTCCGCTGCTACCAACCCCACCACTGttggagaggagaggaggaatGCAAGCATGATTGGGCTGGGATACCCGAGCCAAG